TTTTTTTATCGTAAATAAAATAAGGCTGTTGTATTTGATTATTGAAAATTTTTACTAATTTTGCACACCGTTTTTTATAGATACTCTAAAATAATTGAAAATGTACGCAATAGTAGACATCGCCGGACAGCAGTTTAAAGTTGAGAAAGGCCTGGAAGTACTGGCACACCGGTTAGACGGCGAAGAAGGCTCAAAAGTAAGTTTCGAAGATGTACTTCTGGTAGACAACGATGGCAAGGTGAGCGTAGGCACACCCAAAGTTGAAGGCGCCAAGGTAACAGCAACCATTATTGAGCACAGTCGTGGCGATAAAGTAATCGTGTTCAAGAAAAAAAGAAGAAAAGGATATCAGAAAGCCAGCGGACACCGTCAGGACTTCACACTTATCCAGATCGAAGAAATCGCCGTTAAGGCAAAAGCTAAAAAAGCTGCCGAACCGGAAGTAAAAGCTGAATAATCTTTTTGTTTAACGATATAAATTAATTTGTCATGGCTCATAAAAAAGGTGCCGGTAGTTCAAGTAACGGACGCGAATCACATAGTAAAAGACTCGGCGTAAAAATTTACGGCGGACAGTTTGCACAATCAGGAAGTATTATTATCCGCCAGCGTGGTACCGTGCATAATCCAGGTTTGAATGTAGGAATGGGCAAAGACCATACTCTGTTCGCACTGGTTGACGGCATCGTTGATTTCAAAAAAGGCAGACAGGACCGTTCATACGTGTCAATTCTTCCTATGGATACCGAAGCTTCGAAAAACTAAGCGCGCGATTTATTCGCTAAAAATACTGCAGCTCCTGCCCTTCACCGGGTGGGAGTTTTTTTTTACCAGAGTCGAGAGTCATGAGTCGAGAGTCGTGAGACTTAAGTCGTAAGTCCAAGGGTGCGAAGTTTTATATCATAATGATACCTGACGAATTCTCTCGCGACATAAAGATTCGGGGAATTTCAGGATTGATCAGACCGATGAATCCAATGATTCTATTTCTTGTTAAAGATTTTAGCAGTATTCCTGCTTAATTATACCATTCTCGAACAGCTCAGTCACATCAACTCCATCTTTAAGGTGTATGGGGCGGAGGCCGGCTAAGCGCGCAGGTTCAATATTATGAATGGAATCATCAATAAAGATTGTTTCGGAAGGAACAACGCCACTATCTTTAATCGCATACTCAAATATCTCCAGATTGGGTTTGCGCATGCCTATATTGAATGACAGGTATGCTTTTTCAAACAGCGGTTCTATGCCGTCGTAACCGTATTTCCGTTTGATTTCCGCAGTGTATTCGTAATAATGAATCAGATTGGTATTGCTGAGCAGGAAAATCCGGTAATTCTTTGCCAGTTGTTCAAGAAGATGTATATGATGTGCCGGAGTTCCGATAATGATGGCATTCCAGGCATCTATGATTTGCTGTTCGGTAACTTCGGGCGGGAACATTGCTTTAAGCCGGTCGCAGAACTGTTTGGGTGTGATGCGACCGGTATCAAGGTCGTCGAACAGACTGCTTTGAGTGGCTTTACAATAAAATTTATCAAAATC
This window of the Bacteroidota bacterium genome carries:
- the rplU gene encoding 50S ribosomal protein L21 encodes the protein MYAIVDIAGQQFKVEKGLEVLAHRLDGEEGSKVSFEDVLLVDNDGKVSVGTPKVEGAKVTATIIEHSRGDKVIVFKKKRRKGYQKASGHRQDFTLIQIEEIAVKAKAKKAAEPEVKAE
- the rpmA gene encoding 50S ribosomal protein L27, which encodes MAHKKGAGSSSNGRESHSKRLGVKIYGGQFAQSGSIIIRQRGTVHNPGLNVGMGKDHTLFALVDGIVDFKKGRQDRSYVSILPMDTEASKN
- a CDS encoding HAD family phosphatase is translated as MLGNNTVKNIIFDFGGVLIDIDFQLSIDAYIKLGSPDFDKFYCKATQSSLFDDLDTGRITPKQFCDRLKAMFPPEVTEQQIIDAWNAIIIGTPAHHIHLLEQLAKNYRIFLLSNTNLIHYYEYTAEIKRKYGYDGIEPLFEKAYLSFNIGMRKPNLEIFEYAIKDSGVVPSETIFIDDSIHNIEPARLAGLRPIHLKDGVDVTELFENGIIKQEYC